The genomic segment TTTATGTTCTCTCGCACTATGATGCAGCAAAAATGTTGCATGGTATTGAGGCAGAGGTGCACTTTTTTTGTGCAGTTTTGAGGCGAATTTCTAATAGAAAGGTGATCAATAGACATAAAAAAACCTCCGAAGTGGAGGTTTTATTTTCAAGCAGTTAATCTTAGTTAACGCTATCTTTTAATGTTTTACCCGCTTTGAACTTTGGTACAGTCGCTTCAGCAATTTGAATTTCTTTGCCAGTCTGTGGGTTGCGGCCAGTACGAGCTGCGCGTACAGAGGTTTCAAAAGAACCAAAACCTACGATAGAAATTTTGTCACCATTTTTCATGGCTTCAGTAACAGCTTCTTCAAAAGACTTTAGTGCGCGGCCAGCTTCTGCTTTAGTTAACTCAGCATTTTCTGCAATTTTTGCAATTAATTCACTTTTGTTCATGTTGATATTCTCTGCTTTCCATAGATGTGTTTATTTAAAACTAGATTAACATGCCATAAGCCATGGGGCTTTGAAAGCATTTTATCTGATAAATGTGTAGCAATAGGGCATTTTGGTGACATTTACGACGTAAATGACCCCTTTGCCCAGCTTTTGGGGCGAAAATGACGAGTGCCACAGTAAAATTAATCTTCTAATAGTTGATACAGCAGCTGCTTAACCAGTTTAGGCTCAAAAGGTTTATCGCAAAGTGCATTCACTCCTGCACTTGATACATTACTAAGATGTGTATCATTGGCTTCAGATGAGACCATTAATATTGGGATATGGGATTGCTGACTTTCGTTGCGAATATATTGGGTCAGTGCTAGACCGTCGACACTCGGCATGTTGTAGTCTGTGATGACTAGGTCAAACATCTGTTGCTGCATGAGTTCTATTGCTTGCGCCCCATCTTCAGCTTCGCTAATGATTCTAATGCCTAAGTTGCCAATGGTTCGCTTAATGACATTACGTGCCATTCGGCTATCATCGACCACCAATGTACGAATATCTTGTACATCAAAATGACTTAAATCCAGTTCATCGTTGCTGATTAAATCGATGGTTGAATTGAGCGCAGTCGCTAGGTGATCGGCATCGAATGGTTTCGGTAGAATGGCGACGACCCCTGATTGCCTGAACACTTCAAGTTGTTCGCGTCGGCACTCACTAGAAACCAACATAAATTGAATGTCATTAAATTGAGTGCTTTGCTTGATGAAACTGAGCAAGTCGGTTGCTTCGCCATCTGAAAAGTGTAAAGCGCTGATGACTAAATCTGGAGTGTGTCTTGAGATAATGTCTTTTGCATCAGTGATACTTGATGCAGTTTGAATGCTATTTACACCTTCTTGTTGTAGGCGTGCGGTGATAATTTTACGCTGAGTATCTGAAGGCTCTAGCAATAAAATTGATAGTTCACTGGGGGATAGGTGGCCCATAAATGACTTCTTCTTATTTATTATAAATGCGTCTTATGGGCGCATTTTACCTTAAGCTTCTACGTGAATATAGCTATTCTTGCACAAGACATTAACAATCAGGTTTCAAATACTGCGTGGTTTTTTGGCTAAACGCGACCCAATATTGGTACCCCAAAATGAGCACCGCACTCAATGCAATAGCTGGTACAGGTATACTCACTCCGTTGAATTCTACTTTTACATCTTCAGGGGTGATTTGATAGGCAATAATAGCTGTTGTGGATAAAGCTAACATCGCCAATGTTTGGATTGCGAGGTATATTTTTAACACTAAACTGGCCCAGTGAGTGCGTTTAACGAGTCCAAATAGCACTGGTATTACGCCAATCGTAAACAGATCGATTCCTTGAATGGCGTATGAACGTAGCAAAGCCAGAATAGACAAAAAGATGTAAAACGCCATCAATATGATAAGTCTGCGAGGGAGCGGATTGTTAACGGTACTGAATTTAGTCATGAAGTATTGTTATTGATAGTAAAGCAATGAGTTCGTTGTGGTGTAGAATAACGCGAGTTGAGATATTTTGGTGAATAGTTTCCAAAAAGTTTAGGAAAAGTGACATGACAGAAGCTGAATTTTGGGACTTAGTGACACGTACTGAGCCGCAACAATCAGAGCAGCAGTGCCACAGTGAACTGACGGCTAAGCTAACCGAGCTTGATGATGACGCATTAGCCGCATTTGATAAAATGTTCGGACAGCAGATGCGCCGAAGTTATCATTGGAATATATGGGGAGCGGCGTACATTATCACTGGTTGTGATTCTGATTATGCTTTCGCAGAGTTTAGAGGCTTTTTACTTTCTCTGGGTGAAGACTGGTATAACAAGGTAATTGCTGATCCCGATTGTTTAGGAGAACTGACTTTGTGGCCAACAAAAGATGATTATGCATACCCTTTTATTGAGGACTTTGACTTGATAGCAGGGCAACTCTATGAAGACAGAACAGGTAATGAATTACCTTTTGTTCCTTCCGGGCAGCATACTCCCCAGGGTAAAAAGTTTAGTACCAAGAAGAAAGATCTTAAAAAGAACTATCCAAAACTCAGTGCATTATTTCCATTTTAACGTTCAGAAAACCTAAAATGCAGCCATTAGGCTGCATTTTCATATCGGTAACTAACCTTTAAGGTTTAGCCTTCACACACTTCAGATTCGTCATCAAAGTCTAATCCACGATTAGCGCATTTTTTTTCCATGAAGTTATGCTCTGCAGTTTCAAGCTGCTGATTAAAGTCTTGTTCAAGTTCAGCGGTATACTCTTGTTCTGCCGAAGCCATGTGCTGGTTCATTAACTGGTGATGTTCTTGAATCGCTTGTTGGCCTTCTGCATCGACATCAAATTGATGAGCAAAGCTTGAAGAAGATAATGCCATTGTGACGAAAAAGGTCGCAGCAAGGGTTATTTTCTTAGTCATAGTTACTTTAGCGTTGTTCATAGTGATGTTGTTCATAGTATTACTCCAGTTAAAACTCGTAGGTTTATTGTTGCGCTAATTCCTTGAGCGTTAATGGCAGTGACGCAATCATCTAATGGGGTTGATATGATGCAGTACGTTTGCTTGGGATGTATATTAGCAATCACTGACTGAACAAAAGCTGAACAAAAAAGCAGCTAATAATATTTATCCCTATTTTACTTGCTTGTATAAAGGTGAATGTCTTACAGCAAAGGAAGTCGCTTTGCGTTAAGCTTATATACAGGTTGGGCTTATTATATTGAGATGCAATGAATACATTGCGACAAATTCACTGCCAGGAGACTATATATGAAAGTTAAACATTTACTTATTGCAGGCGCACTAATGTGTAATGTTGCTATCGCTGATGAAGAAGTGATTGAAAACCCAGTCACAGAAGAGGGCATCGTTAAAGTTGAATGGCAAGAGCCTAAAAATTATCGTGATTTAAAAACGGCTACAGAAGTTAAGTCGCGCTTTGAACAACGCTTTTTTGATACCATGACTAAAAATATCAATAAAGAAGCTGAGAAGATACTCAAGCCAAATCAGAAACTCGAAATGGTAGTTTCAGATGTGGACTTAGCAGGCGACTTAAGACCAACGTTCGGGGCTACCTCTGCTAATGAATTACGAATCGTTAAAGATTTGTACCCACCTAGAATGACGTTTACTTACCGTATCACTGAAGGCGATAACGTTGTTATTGCCGGAGATGAAAAGCTAGTTGATATGAACTTCATGTACGGTGCTAATTCTACAAGAAATCAACGACCATTTGAGTATGAAACTCGTATGTTGAAAGATTGGTTAAAGAAAACCGTAGAGCCAGTGCTATAAATCGCGCCATTGAGATAGCTTCAATCAATACAATAAAAACGGCTTATTAAGCCGTTTTTTGTCGCCTATCATCTAAGATGAAAACCTTACTTTGTACATATTTAGCCTGTTTTTTGGCTTCAGCACTGAGCATTGATAATTCATGATCCGTTGTATCATGGGTCATAGCAGGTGGTAGTACACCAACACATAATGAAATTAAAGGGTGATCGACCATATTACCTTGGCGATCTTTTGCATGCATCGTTTGAGTTTGCCAATGTTCTGCTGAATAAAAAGTGCGTTTACTTTGTTCAAAGTGTTCTACGATAGCTTTACCGTGAGTGAGTGCATCTTGGCAAGTGCAAATCATCACGAAGTCATCTCCGCCTATGTGGCCGACAAAGCAGCGTTCATTTTGATGATGACTTAGTAAGTTAGCCACTTGCATGATGACTTCATCACCTCGTGAGAAACCATAAATATCGTTATAAGGTTTAAAGTGGCATAAATCGAAATACGCTAAGTAAAATGGCTTTTTCTGGGATCGTAAGCGTTTTAACTCTTCTTGAATAGGAACATTTCCAGGTAAGTTGCTAAGCGGGTTAGCATGTCTAGCGACTTTAATTCTATGTTCGGTTATGCGTTGTAATAGATCTTTGGTGTGGCCAATCCCGATTAATTTATCATGTCGTAATATAATAAATTGTTGTGCAACGGTAGTGGCGGTTTCAGAGGTAAGCAGTTGGCTTACCGCTGACAAAGGTTCACTTGCATCAATCTGCAATACTTGTCTGTCCATTACTGCACTCGCCGGATGGTTTTCATGCAGAGCTCGGCCATAGGGGGTGCTAAATAATTCCAGAATATGATTGCGACTGACGATGCCTTCAGGATGGCCATTTTGAGCGATGACAATTGCTTGCAGTGCTGGTTGAGCAATAAATTGCTCACTGAGTTGCTTCAGTTTTGTCTCAGGTGGCGCGATATTGGCTGATGAACATAAACTTTCTGCTGTTTCGCAATAACGTGTTTGCGGCGGCAAAGGCATGCTCACCAAGTTTGAGTCCATGTGTGTATTGGGTTTAATGTTGGGTCTACCCAATAAATAACCTTGGCAATAAGT from the Shewanella japonica genome contains:
- a CDS encoding HU family DNA-binding protein; protein product: MNKSELIAKIAENAELTKAEAGRALKSFEEAVTEAMKNGDKISIVGFGSFETSVRAARTGRNPQTGKEIQIAEATVPKFKAGKTLKDSVN
- a CDS encoding response regulator, producing MGHLSPSELSILLLEPSDTQRKIITARLQQEGVNSIQTASSITDAKDIISRHTPDLVISALHFSDGEATDLLSFIKQSTQFNDIQFMLVSSECRREQLEVFRQSGVVAILPKPFDADHLATALNSTIDLISNDELDLSHFDVQDIRTLVVDDSRMARNVIKRTIGNLGIRIISEAEDGAQAIELMQQQMFDLVITDYNMPSVDGLALTQYIRNESQQSHIPILMVSSEANDTHLSNVSSAGVNALCDKPFEPKLVKQLLYQLLED
- a CDS encoding DUF4240 domain-containing protein, giving the protein MTEAEFWDLVTRTEPQQSEQQCHSELTAKLTELDDDALAAFDKMFGQQMRRSYHWNIWGAAYIITGCDSDYAFAEFRGFLLSLGEDWYNKVIADPDCLGELTLWPTKDDYAYPFIEDFDLIAGQLYEDRTGNELPFVPSGQHTPQGKKFSTKKKDLKKNYPKLSALFPF
- a CDS encoding DUF3016 domain-containing protein, encoding MKVKHLLIAGALMCNVAIADEEVIENPVTEEGIVKVEWQEPKNYRDLKTATEVKSRFEQRFFDTMTKNINKEAEKILKPNQKLEMVVSDVDLAGDLRPTFGATSANELRIVKDLYPPRMTFTYRITEGDNVVIAGDEKLVDMNFMYGANSTRNQRPFEYETRMLKDWLKKTVEPVL
- a CDS encoding GGDEF domain-containing protein, with the protein product MSVIDLEKELEKIIYKQSINAIFQPIFNISTQKVHGFEALSRGPEHSPLYSPVPLFKTAEHLNKLSELETLCRSISINAFKACQLKGKLFINISPKALLDPDHPKGLTLQLIKQMGLKPEDVVIELSEQYPADDIDLLKDCLNHYRNQGFLTAIDDLGAGYSGLRLWSELSPDYVKIDRHFIHQIDSTAVKQEFVRSIVELCQNLTCKVIAEGIETPEELTMLKQLGVTYCQGYLLGRPNIKPNTHMDSNLVSMPLPPQTRYCETAESLCSSANIAPPETKLKQLSEQFIAQPALQAIVIAQNGHPEGIVSRNHILELFSTPYGRALHENHPASAVMDRQVLQIDASEPLSAVSQLLTSETATTVAQQFIILRHDKLIGIGHTKDLLQRITEHRIKVARHANPLSNLPGNVPIQEELKRLRSQKKPFYLAYFDLCHFKPYNDIYGFSRGDEVIMQVANLLSHHQNERCFVGHIGGDDFVMICTCQDALTHGKAIVEHFEQSKRTFYSAEHWQTQTMHAKDRQGNMVDHPLISLCVGVLPPAMTHDTTDHELSMLSAEAKKQAKYVQSKVFILDDRRQKTA